One window of Puntigrus tetrazona isolate hp1 chromosome 14, ASM1883169v1, whole genome shotgun sequence genomic DNA carries:
- the hopx gene encoding homeodomain-only protein, whose translation MSASGNATAMFGMRLAEDQIKVLEENFTKVSKHPDDATLMLIAAECGLSEEETAKWFRMRNAQWRKAEGLPAELGSVKD comes from the exons ATGAGCGCGAGTGGAAACGCGACGGCGATGTTCGGGATGCGTTTAGCGGAGGATCAGATTAAAGTTCTGGAGGAGAATTTCACGAAGGTCAGCAAACACCCCGACGACGCCACGCTGATGCTGATCGCAGCGGAGTGCGGGCTCAGCGAAGAGGAGACGGCG AAGTGGTTCAGGATGCGAAACGCTCAGTGGAGGAAAGCAGAGGGTCTCCCTGCTGAACTGGGATCAGTGAAGGACTGA
- the LOC122358190 gene encoding testicular haploid expressed gene protein-like, with amino-acid sequence MDSEPELKSPHLDRISFLAQPKNSKTVWATTPWILTWGNQESIRPLSRTALTAVPSPRIKALAQPKKDFCLQIQLRKEEEEEEERRMKISRPSSHAAQYENVVRLATPKTRGRSAQEVNSPHSLLCDHDCPIWHASPSLRNVVVSPRLLQLANPKTNHPNFTSNRQNVQTFISCAAQSAKMTSRLEQLSLPKLRKNRHFYDPGLPESPIRMVSRGARIATASARIKLYPLLKRSLKTTSHPENQHGGPEKTRQTTKLWSQLDSVQISPVFLLFLSFPAAFSKSFP; translated from the exons ATGGACTCGG AGCCTGAATTAAAGTCACCCCATTTGGATag GATTTCATTTCTAGCTCAACCAAAGAACTCCAAGACGGTTTGGGCCACAACACCTTG GATACTGACATGGGGAAACCAGGAATCGATACGACCTCTGTCCCGCACAGCACTGACAGCCGTCCCCAGCCCCAGAATAAAGGCTCTGGCCCAGCCTAAGAAAGACTTCTGCCTCCAGATCCAGCTCAG gaaagaggaagaggaggaggaagagagaaggATGAAGATCTCCCGCCCTTCCTCTCACGCGGCGCAGTACGAGAACGTTGTCCGTCTGGCGACTCCCAAAACCCGAGGAAGAAGCGCCCAGGAAGTGAA TTCTCCTCACTCGTTGTTGTGCGATCATGACTGTCCGATCTGGCACGCTAGTCCCAGTTTAAGGAACGTGGTCGTCTCCCCTCGACTCCTCCAGCTGGCCAACCCCAAAACCAACCACCCCAACTTCACCAGCAACAGACAG aaTGTGCAGACGTTCATCTCATGTGCGGCTCAATCAGCCAAGATGACATCCAGACTCGAGCAGCTCTCACTGCCCAAACTGAGAAAGAACAGACACTTCTACGACCCTGGACTACCAGAGAGTCCAATCCGAATG GTGTCTAGAGGAGCAAGAATCGCCACGGCGAGCGCCCGAATCAAGCTTTATCCACTCCTAAAGCGCTCTCTAAAGACTACATCCCACCCAGAGAACCAACATGGCGGCCCTGAGAAAACAAGACAGACCACAAAGCTGTG GAGTCAGCTGGACTCGGTCCAGATCAGTCCggttttccttctctttctatcttttcCTGCTGCTTTCTCAAAGTCTTTCCCATGA